From the genome of Rhododendron vialii isolate Sample 1 chromosome 10a, ASM3025357v1:
CGTGCAACCCCTTGGAACTGAGGCCATGTCTAGGGGCATTCACATCGGGGCAGCCGCCGTCGGCAGGTTGCTGTGACAAGGTGAGGGAGCAGAAGCCTTGCCTCTGTGGGTACATCAAGAACCCTAACCTCAAAAAGTTTGTCAACTCTCCGAACACTCGAAAGGTTGGCGCCGCTTGTGGTGTCCCTTACCCAAAATGCTAGAATATTTACAAATcccaaacaaaaggaaaaattaagaTAGTATCACTATTATcatgaaagtgaaagaaaaatggATCACTACCTGTCTACTTGTTTATGACCAGTTTTAAAgaatatataataataaaactTTGTTGGTGAGATTGAATCGCCGGCAGAGCCGTTGTTGAGTCTGGTCATGTCTTTTTTTACTGGCTAGTTGTGTCGCGTCATCTACCACAAGTTATGTATTAGGAGAAAATAATGGAAAACATGTGGTACGTACTACTCTGCTTCTATTGTTTCTAGATCTGTGTCTCCAGTAGTTTTTGCTGTATACAAGAGCTAAGGGCCATTTTTTTCTATGTGTACTGTAGCAATCAGAAATACTTGAATCATGGGTCAATCTGATCATAGCCAATacaaaaattagggcttgtttTTTAAGCATATTAAGGGATTGGACTAGCAATCTCATGGGTTTCACAAGAGATatacttattcacggaggcACTGTAAAATGGCTATTTACGGTGCTGGACAATTTCAGCCATCCGTTTCGGCATTGGACTGCAtagattaaaaattaataatctaTTCGTGCGAAtaaattgtttttaatccgtatcgtccaaaagtgttttgaacggccAAAATTGAGCTCCGTAAACTTTTATTTATGGAACCTCCGTAATAAAAGATTTTCTCATTTCACAATACCATGTTTGATATCCAAAAATTGGATTGGACAATGAGTCCAATGGATTAGGAAGCCTGGCCAAGGGTTTCACCTCACGTGCTTTTGGTTGGAAGTAATTGGAGGGAGTAATCAGCACACCGAAAGTTTTTGGCTTGGATAGTTGGAAATAATTGAAAAGTGGTTGattgaatttgtttttggttGAAAAGCGGTTGAATGGtttgaatgacaaaaaattGTTGACAagtggttaaaaaattaagtgctttaattttcaatccgtttaaattattgcgaaaattttatttttctaatcattttatcttaaagagttataattaattttttttatctagggctctcataattaagtttctgctccataggatccAATATAAAGAAcataaacttaattatgagagccctaaagataaaaattaattataaccgcTTAGAATAATAtgaatagaaaaataagatcttcgcatggttcaaacggattgaaaatttgagcacttacgTTTTTAATCATATGTTATCTTTTAATTTTGCATAagggaaaaaatagaaatgtgtactatcaatccaatcctatcacatatgaaacaaacatgatattaaaaatCTCACCATCTAATCTCATTCCAagcaaacatactcattaccaattaatcctaatcctaatctcATTTTCTTATGAATCTCATCTCTATCACTGTTATTAAACAGGGCCTTAGGCCATCCATAGtaatataatcaaaaatggatagccaaaagttgacacatcagcttttgattattcacttaagagattgttaagcttaacaatgttgaggttcacaatgatcacttttagtccataaccaaaataaggggtctactacaatttcacacaatctctctctccccctttgtTTGCCGCTATTCAATTCCCttcattacgtttttttttttggcaaaaatatatcgaatacatggtgttcttcctagtgttatctatcaaaacaacaccgattttttttttcttcctattcctatagcctatatcacaaatccaccactctcttaatttttcaaaaaaaaaaaatcagatgtgttcttaaatttgaaaaagaatgcaaggttcttcctcttttttttttttgcaagattcttcgtttactcaaccatagggggaggaacaaaaaatgaataaccactttttagtcgaaaaaatcaattttttttgctaaaaaatgattatttatcaaaatacttgggtaaaagtaaaaaaaaaacactttttctgattcctctcgttgagacgaatcaataacctataaaagtttggtgtaaaactaaaaaatgcgaaaaaaattcaaataaagacaattttcaaatttaagttaaattcataagaatgcagcctaaaatagaaacggaaaagaagattaaaataccttaatccagcaacgatgagttaaattataaatgatcgagaaatatgagctttacttttggagaaaaagaaagagaaacagtttgtagttgaagtgaagaaaatatagaacaaatgaagaaaataataataaaatagtagttgaaatacgtctgtatataaattttggaactagttaacttatgtagtgtggggttcacaaattttgattattgaaaaagattgctagttttggttatccaaagcccaaaatttgattatttctaagaatgttgcaaaatttgattataccattgtaagtcattttttgcataaatattgttaactttaacaacaattattttttggttataccactgtggatgaccttagTCCCTAATTGATTGTGGGGACTGACTATGAGAGTGGACTATCAATCTCCTCACCTCTCCTAGTCCCatatttgtgttattttttttgtcccggGACTATTAGTCCCAACCAGACTATCCTTCGAGGTTGGGACAAAATAATCCTAGGGAGAGGGGTGAGactattaggctccgttcctaaaaccttcttaaaaaataagtacttattttggaacttctcattaaaaataagaaggaccattcaaaaaaatccaaataaaaaattcctttcacattttcaaactcaaaaataatgtaaatggaaaaaaaaattcaaatttttttgcactgtattaaagatctcaatgagatctatcaaataagatccatagtgataagaaaattatttgtataaacacatgatttttgagcttgaagttgccttatacaaaaaataagactgttgctatgagaaTGGGCGCCGACGGAAGGAAATCATATCGACGGCCGCACCGGGCcctctccggccaccgaacggccgatccgagccgtccaaaaattctaaaataaaaaaaccgaGAGGGCGGCCGtgggaattaacggcatccgaggtgtataaggtgcttgatccgagcatccctttttcgtgtatacgatttcacacaaaaaaagggtgctcggatcaagcaccctacacacctcggatgccgttgatttccgcgAAAagcccctcgattttttttttagaatttttggacggctcggatcggccgtccggtggccggagacggcccggcccggccgtcggtacgatttccctcctcggccggtcggtacctatataaattcttccaaaataagtaccaaccttcttatttttcggaACAAGGCTTcgtattagacaaaaaataagttcttatttcggttcCGGAACGGGCCCTTAGTTTTGGGATTAAGAGGAGCTCCGGACTAGAGATTAGATTACCATGATGACCCTACATGCATGGTTTAGGAATAACACACAAGGGCTATTCTATAAatgtaattaaaaaattaattgttttttgtttgaatggcgaaaaatatttttattaatctttaaaagagATTAGAAAGTCTAAAGGGagtaaggaaaaaaacaacaaGTATCTATTCGAGATCTAAA
Proteins encoded in this window:
- the LOC131303654 gene encoding non-specific lipid-transfer protein 2-like, with the protein product MMKKGTFPSLLCALVVVVVLANARVTEAVTCNPLELRPCLGAFTSGQPPSAGCCDKVREQKPCLCGYIKNPNLKKFVNSPNTRKVGAACGVPYPKC